A stretch of Imperialibacter roseus DNA encodes these proteins:
- the lepB gene encoding signal peptidase I — protein MIDTMPAKAGKKKKSALKDWVESILFAVVVATLFRWLLFEQFIIPTPSMERSMLVGDVIVVSKLHYGTRTLATPIQFPLTHQKFWGTEIPSYVNWIQLPMYRLPGFREVKRMEPVVFNYPYEDQHPTDLKSHWVKRCVGLPGDSLKVVDGLLVVNDSVMPLPAHLQSSYFIAGKQPLKDRFFEANNISEHQEVNGGYYVQTEPATAEKIKQLPFISKVEHVVMNYSFSDSASFPKAAPHGWTTDNFGPVWVPAKGDTIEINDQSLPVYGAVIVRFEGWKNAEITDGKLYINGYETSTYTFQQNYYFMMGDNRHNSEDSRTWGFVPEDHIVGKPVMVLFSSEEGPWYTLPARIRWGRLFNLIKE, from the coding sequence ATGATTGATACCATGCCTGCTAAAGCGGGTAAAAAGAAGAAGTCTGCCCTAAAAGACTGGGTAGAGTCCATCCTGTTTGCCGTCGTGGTGGCCACGCTTTTCCGCTGGCTGCTGTTCGAACAATTCATCATTCCCACGCCCTCCATGGAAAGAAGCATGCTGGTGGGCGACGTGATTGTGGTCAGCAAGCTGCATTATGGCACCCGCACCCTGGCCACGCCTATCCAGTTTCCCCTCACTCATCAAAAGTTCTGGGGCACCGAAATCCCTTCCTATGTCAACTGGATACAACTGCCCATGTACCGGCTGCCCGGTTTTAGGGAGGTGAAACGGATGGAGCCGGTGGTCTTCAACTATCCGTACGAAGACCAGCACCCCACCGACCTTAAGTCGCACTGGGTAAAGCGGTGCGTAGGGCTGCCTGGCGACTCGCTGAAAGTAGTCGACGGCCTGCTTGTGGTAAACGACTCTGTGATGCCATTGCCAGCTCACCTCCAGTCGAGCTATTTTATTGCTGGCAAGCAGCCACTGAAAGATCGTTTCTTTGAAGCCAACAACATAAGTGAGCATCAGGAAGTGAATGGTGGGTACTACGTGCAGACCGAACCTGCCACTGCCGAAAAAATCAAACAGCTGCCGTTCATTAGCAAAGTAGAGCATGTGGTAATGAACTACAGCTTCAGCGATTCGGCCAGCTTTCCTAAGGCAGCACCGCACGGCTGGACAACGGATAATTTTGGCCCGGTATGGGTGCCGGCAAAGGGAGACACTATTGAAATCAATGACCAAAGCCTGCCGGTGTACGGCGCAGTGATCGTACGCTTCGAAGGCTGGAAAAATGCAGAAATCACAGACGGAAAGCTCTATATTAACGGCTACGAAACGAGTACTTACACTTTCCAGCAAAATTACTACTTCATGATGGGCGACAACCGACACAACTCGGAGGACTCCCGCACGTGGGGCTTTGTTCCCGAAGACCACATCGTTGGTAAGCCAGTCATGGTGTTATTTTCCTCAGAGGAAGGGCCCTGGTATACATTGCCTGCCCGAATCCGCTGGGGCCGATTATTTAACCTGATCAAAGAATGA
- a CDS encoding PadR family transcriptional regulator, protein MYSKELLKGTLQTIVLKLLAENGRMYGYEITQKVKEQTEGKIQLTEGALYPSLHKLEAEGLLVTETVNIGKRIRKYYSLTPKGNIQTASKLEEFASFISTMQFLLNPKTS, encoded by the coding sequence ATGTATTCGAAAGAACTATTAAAAGGAACCCTTCAAACCATCGTTTTGAAGTTGCTGGCAGAGAATGGCAGGATGTACGGTTACGAAATCACTCAAAAAGTGAAAGAGCAAACTGAGGGTAAAATACAGCTCACTGAAGGAGCCCTGTATCCCTCTTTGCACAAACTCGAAGCCGAAGGGCTGCTGGTGACTGAAACCGTCAACATTGGCAAACGTATCAGGAAGTACTACTCTTTGACGCCAAAAGGCAACATACAAACTGCCAGTAAACTTGAGGAGTTTGCCAGCTTTATCAGCACGATGCAATTTTTATTGAACCCCAAAACCTCTTAA
- a CDS encoding type II toxin-antitoxin system RelE family toxin, with the protein MTIEFDKSFAKSLDKIKNKSLYAKIEKLILELEKSDSIQDLANIKKLTGFKSYYRIRIGEYRI; encoded by the coding sequence GTGACTATTGAATTTGATAAGTCATTTGCGAAATCGCTTGACAAAATCAAGAACAAGTCACTCTATGCCAAAATAGAAAAGCTTATTCTCGAACTCGAGAAGTCAGACTCGATACAAGATTTGGCAAACATAAAGAAGCTGACGGGCTTTAAAAGCTACTACAGGATCAGAATTGGTGAGTATCGGATTTGA
- a CDS encoding Crp/Fnr family transcriptional regulator gives MNPYIKRIKDLSYKLDLEIHAELEKVFIDKKFSKGAHLLRPGQICTAHLLIKEGIARKFYLHNHKEITTEIYFHDDVAVSLDSYIMQKPGDVYVEALTELEVTIIDYGRFGKVKNTYPEVMMLDKMFIEYYAVWFEQRLREFQTLDASQRYLKLLEKEPHIVQFLPVTIIASYLNVSLETLSRIRAKVSSE, from the coding sequence ATGAACCCATACATAAAAAGGATCAAAGACTTATCCTACAAGCTTGATCTTGAGATTCACGCAGAGCTGGAGAAAGTGTTTATCGATAAAAAATTCTCAAAAGGTGCTCACTTGCTGCGGCCCGGTCAGATATGTACCGCTCACTTGCTGATCAAGGAGGGTATAGCGAGGAAGTTTTATCTCCACAACCATAAAGAGATCACGACCGAGATCTACTTTCATGACGACGTGGCGGTGTCGCTTGACAGCTACATCATGCAAAAGCCGGGCGATGTGTACGTGGAGGCCCTGACTGAGCTGGAGGTGACTATTATTGACTACGGCCGCTTTGGCAAAGTGAAAAATACCTACCCCGAGGTAATGATGCTCGACAAAATGTTTATCGAATACTATGCCGTTTGGTTTGAACAACGGCTCAGGGAGTTTCAAACCCTCGACGCCTCCCAACGCTACCTCAAGCTACTCGAAAAGGAACCGCATATCGTCCAATTCCTACCTGTCACCATTATTGCCTCTTATCTGAACGTTTCTTTGGAAACCCTGTCCCGCATCAGAGCAAAGGTTTCGTCAGAGTGA
- a CDS encoding M23 family metallopeptidase: protein MRELTEAQIKTVEQAIDAQCGNTILGNELLDHTCCAIEAYMEGGHSFELALNISLSTFGKNEMKKVSKQVKRTRRYYQLKKQPLGWITPMMAIGLLFIVVNVGAKDRPDRKPTDKDFRVSSAFGQRKDPFDKKTKMHLGVDIVTPTGTSIVATADGVVEKVVNDPDGYGIMVTLKHDEGYQTIYAQLLEAKVKVGDKVEKGQQIALSGNSGRSTAPHLHYEVIHNGKRVDPSQYFGEEK, encoded by the coding sequence ATGAGAGAACTCACAGAAGCACAAATCAAAACCGTAGAGCAGGCAATCGATGCTCAGTGTGGCAACACAATCCTTGGCAATGAGCTGCTTGATCACACCTGCTGCGCCATAGAAGCATACATGGAGGGAGGGCACTCATTTGAACTTGCTCTCAATATCTCTCTGAGCACATTTGGCAAAAACGAAATGAAAAAAGTCAGCAAACAGGTGAAGAGAACCCGCCGTTACTACCAGTTGAAGAAGCAGCCTCTGGGCTGGATCACGCCTATGATGGCCATAGGTCTGCTTTTTATCGTGGTAAATGTAGGTGCCAAAGACAGGCCCGACAGAAAGCCTACAGACAAGGATTTTAGGGTTAGCTCGGCTTTTGGACAAAGAAAGGATCCCTTTGACAAAAAGACTAAGATGCACTTAGGTGTCGACATAGTAACGCCCACGGGCACTTCCATTGTAGCCACGGCAGACGGCGTGGTTGAAAAAGTGGTCAACGACCCCGACGGCTATGGCATCATGGTCACGCTTAAGCATGACGAAGGTTACCAGACCATATATGCCCAGCTTTTGGAAGCCAAAGTAAAAGTAGGTGATAAGGTGGAAAAAGGTCAGCAGATTGCCTTGTCAGGTAATTCAGGCAGGTCCACAGCCCCACACCTCCACTACGAGGTAATACACAACGGAAAAAGAGTAGACCCATCGCAATACTTCGGCGAAGAAAAATAA
- a CDS encoding YybH family protein codes for MKTIFLLFLLSYSVAAYAQIDDETIIRRNIADFSDAIVHRDTEAIANAYTPDASIFPNGFDIIKGTKDIKSYWTPRPGTTTTFHKIYPVEIVVNGSTAYDHGYYEVSGINDGNPFQGVRGKYVIVWKKLDGQWKIYLDIWNRAVSK; via the coding sequence ATGAAAACCATATTTCTTCTCTTCTTACTCTCCTACTCGGTAGCGGCCTACGCCCAAATCGACGACGAAACGATTATCAGGAGGAATATCGCCGACTTTTCTGACGCCATAGTCCACAGGGACACAGAGGCCATTGCCAATGCCTACACTCCAGACGCATCGATCTTCCCAAATGGGTTTGACATCATCAAAGGAACCAAAGACATTAAGTCGTATTGGACACCAAGGCCAGGCACTACTACTACCTTCCACAAGATATATCCGGTGGAAATCGTCGTCAATGGCAGCACCGCCTATGATCATGGCTACTACGAAGTAAGCGGCATCAATGATGGCAACCCTTTTCAGGGCGTGAGGGGAAAGTATGTGATTGTTTGGAAAAAGCTGGATGGACAATGGAAGATCTACCTGGACATTTGGAACCGGGCTGTTTCAAAATGA
- a CDS encoding polysaccharide deacetylase family protein yields MKNKLLALLLLASLGAVAQPKTMAITIDDLPAQMGGHDSVTLIELNARLLAHLTERKVPAIGFVNEQKLYRGSKIIDYRYDMLTAWISSGLELGNHTYSHIDYNQLTPEQFFEIIEKGESITKKLMADAGKPYRYFRHPYLHRGNTEEKVKALEEYLQAHGYIEAPVTIDNSEWIFASAFDKAFKASDNAMMDKIGTAYISYMAEKVKYYEQQCLKLFGRPIAHTLLIHENLLNSYYLGALLDAYQGIGYSFVSLAEALKDDAYTTPDHFVGNAGISWMDRWAVTQGKKGDFFKGEPRCPQFVLDYSGLSE; encoded by the coding sequence ATGAAAAACAAACTGCTTGCCCTGCTCCTGCTTGCCAGCCTTGGTGCGGTGGCACAACCTAAGACAATGGCTATCACCATCGACGACCTGCCAGCACAAATGGGAGGCCACGATTCCGTGACGTTGATAGAATTGAATGCAAGGCTGCTTGCTCACCTCACTGAGAGAAAGGTGCCAGCCATTGGGTTCGTTAACGAGCAGAAGCTGTACCGTGGCAGTAAAATAATTGACTATCGCTACGACATGCTGACTGCCTGGATCAGCAGTGGACTCGAGCTGGGCAACCACACCTACAGCCATATTGACTACAATCAGCTGACGCCAGAGCAATTTTTCGAAATCATTGAAAAAGGGGAATCCATCACTAAAAAATTGATGGCAGATGCCGGAAAGCCCTACCGATACTTCAGGCACCCCTACTTGCATAGGGGAAACACCGAGGAAAAGGTAAAAGCTTTGGAAGAGTACCTCCAAGCCCACGGGTACATCGAAGCGCCTGTCACCATCGACAACTCAGAATGGATTTTCGCAAGTGCCTTCGATAAGGCCTTCAAAGCATCGGACAACGCAATGATGGACAAAATAGGCACTGCCTACATCAGCTACATGGCCGAAAAAGTAAAATACTATGAGCAGCAATGCCTGAAACTTTTCGGCAGGCCCATTGCACACACGTTGCTCATTCACGAAAACCTGCTGAATTCGTATTATTTGGGAGCGCTGCTCGACGCCTATCAGGGCATTGGCTACAGTTTTGTTAGCCTTGCTGAGGCCCTGAAAGACGACGCCTACACGACGCCTGATCATTTTGTAGGAAACGCCGGCATCTCCTGGATGGACAGATGGGCCGTTACACAAGGAAAAAAGGGCGATTTCTTTAAGGGTGAGCCTCGCTGCCCCCAGTTTGTACTCGACTATTCCGGACTCTCAGAATAA
- a CDS encoding outer membrane beta-barrel protein — translation MSQSLKPILALLLLALPYMLTAQKEAYLKTKDILYYGAIHDLEKPDPNKVTFEFNNGNKKDFTPDEALEFGLPDGRKWVSKEYEGKKQFFEELENGKVALLLQEQGKSKSYLLEKGEEIIALGEDNGDENYFKDVLAAQLEDCYLTEKTIGLAKYKSANLKYFISQYNDCVHKPFPKFRIGPVVGVKIYQNIIESKFFPQVPEEMVTMSLGAIVEIPISYSPQILLVTQPMVAYHSFTATNNNYSPEDATTSYNTHYLKHTDLDIPIMLKYRFANYKFSPYIQAGPALQLGISTKAYSLSDKVKLQNGQFELIAEDVYVDSGALANKYLGVSGGAGVEIPINSYITSVVGVNYSIYTADVDTGSNRKTYPEFFVAVTF, via the coding sequence ATGTCACAATCACTGAAACCTATCCTGGCACTATTGCTGCTCGCTCTTCCTTACATGCTCACCGCTCAAAAGGAGGCTTACCTGAAAACAAAAGACATCCTCTATTACGGCGCCATTCACGACCTGGAAAAGCCCGACCCCAACAAAGTCACATTCGAGTTTAACAACGGCAATAAGAAAGATTTTACGCCGGACGAAGCGCTTGAGTTTGGCCTGCCCGACGGTAGAAAGTGGGTATCGAAAGAATATGAGGGTAAAAAACAGTTTTTCGAAGAACTTGAAAATGGGAAGGTGGCTTTGCTGCTTCAGGAGCAGGGCAAAAGCAAGTCCTATCTGCTGGAAAAAGGCGAAGAAATAATCGCTCTGGGTGAAGACAATGGAGATGAAAATTACTTTAAAGACGTGCTTGCAGCGCAACTGGAAGACTGCTACCTGACGGAAAAGACGATTGGGCTGGCAAAATACAAATCGGCCAACCTAAAGTATTTCATTTCACAGTATAACGACTGTGTGCACAAGCCATTCCCTAAGTTCAGAATAGGCCCTGTAGTAGGCGTGAAGATTTACCAAAACATAATTGAAAGCAAGTTTTTTCCGCAAGTGCCAGAGGAAATGGTCACGATGTCTTTAGGCGCAATCGTAGAAATTCCGATTTCATATAGCCCACAAATACTGCTCGTCACACAACCCATGGTAGCATATCATTCGTTTACAGCCACCAACAACAACTATAGCCCCGAAGATGCTACTACGTCCTACAACACGCATTACTTAAAGCATACTGATCTGGATATACCGATTATGCTAAAGTACAGATTTGCGAACTACAAATTCTCTCCTTATATCCAAGCCGGACCAGCATTACAGCTAGGCATCTCAACAAAGGCCTATTCGCTGTCCGATAAGGTAAAACTCCAAAATGGTCAGTTTGAATTAATTGCTGAGGACGTTTATGTCGACTCCGGCGCCTTGGCCAACAAATATCTCGGTGTATCTGGCGGAGCAGGTGTTGAAATCCCGATCAATTCTTATATAACCTCCGTCGTTGGTGTCAACTACTCTATCTACACCGCTGACGTAGACACCGGAAGCAATAGAAAAACCTACCCTGAGTTCTTTGTAGCGGTGACTTTTTGA
- a CDS encoding helix-turn-helix domain-containing protein: MIKPLTLDELYEKKLPRQPGTIQGGVGQFNVFNYEDFIGPDPKPVPYSRREYYKISFLTGNTRYFYADKAVEVKNAALVFANPMIPYNWERLSDNQSGYFCVFTEEFFTNFGAIRDYPIFQPGTTPIYEVEPEDIEEINRFYLQMIEEINSDYAYKYDLIKTLVIQLIHKAIKLRPAESSLYSQSNANDRISSLFSELLERQFPIESPVQRMKLRSPNDFANNLSVHINHLNRALKATMGQTTSQLISSRIMQEARILLRHTNWQIAEIGYCLGFEEPSHFISFFKKTESVTPRLYRTK, from the coding sequence ATGATTAAGCCGCTAACTCTTGATGAACTCTACGAAAAGAAGCTCCCTCGCCAGCCTGGCACTATCCAGGGCGGTGTTGGGCAGTTCAATGTGTTCAACTACGAGGACTTTATTGGGCCCGACCCCAAGCCGGTGCCTTACAGCCGGCGGGAGTATTACAAGATCAGCTTCCTGACGGGCAACACCAGGTACTTTTATGCTGACAAGGCAGTAGAGGTAAAAAACGCCGCACTGGTTTTTGCCAACCCTATGATTCCCTACAACTGGGAACGGCTGAGCGACAATCAGTCGGGGTACTTTTGTGTGTTTACAGAAGAGTTTTTCACCAACTTCGGAGCCATCAGAGACTACCCCATTTTCCAACCAGGCACCACGCCCATTTACGAGGTGGAGCCGGAAGATATAGAAGAGATCAACCGGTTTTACCTTCAAATGATAGAGGAAATCAATTCTGATTATGCCTACAAGTACGATCTCATCAAAACACTGGTGATCCAGCTGATACACAAAGCCATCAAACTCCGACCGGCGGAATCCTCCCTCTACTCACAATCCAATGCCAACGATCGGATCTCTTCCCTTTTTTCTGAGTTGCTTGAAAGGCAATTTCCCATTGAGTCTCCCGTCCAGCGAATGAAGCTAAGGTCGCCCAACGATTTTGCCAACAACCTCTCTGTTCATATCAATCACCTCAACCGGGCCTTGAAAGCAACCATGGGGCAAACCACTTCGCAGCTGATCTCCAGCCGCATCATGCAAGAGGCGAGGATTCTGCTGCGGCACACCAACTGGCAAATTGCCGAGATTGGTTATTGCCTGGGGTTTGAAGAGCCGTCGCATTTTATCTCGTTCTTTAAGAAAACTGAAAGCGTCACTCCCCGACTCTACCGCACAAAGTAA
- a CDS encoding NAD(P)-dependent alcohol dehydrogenase, which yields MKAIVFKKYGDPNVLQMAEVEKPLPKSDEILVKIYATSVTAEDPKMRSFDHPPLLKVPVGLMFGFRKPKQPVLGIEFSGVVEAIGDKVKSYQINDKVFGYTGLSFGAYAEYKCLPESALMHLKPQNLPFTEAATMVNGPLSALAYLKKKGKIEKGHQVLIYGASGSVGTAAVQLAKYFGAHVTGVCSTKNLALVKSIGANEVIDYTRENFADTEKRYDIVFDTVGKTSMKECMSLLTPKGKYLLTEFGLRHMLAAIYTSLFRRKKVVIASSNFYWKKDNLIFLKQLAEQGHYKPVVDRCFELADIAEAHTYVASGRKVGNVAVVVCGDEHEGRVGSLMKAVAHI from the coding sequence ATGAAGGCAATAGTATTCAAAAAATACGGAGATCCGAACGTGTTGCAAATGGCTGAGGTTGAAAAGCCCTTGCCCAAAAGCGATGAAATACTCGTAAAAATATACGCAACCTCGGTGACTGCCGAAGATCCCAAGATGAGAAGCTTCGATCATCCGCCGCTGCTGAAGGTGCCGGTGGGCTTGATGTTTGGATTCAGAAAACCAAAGCAGCCTGTGCTGGGCATCGAATTTTCAGGGGTAGTGGAGGCCATCGGCGACAAGGTGAAAAGCTACCAGATAAACGACAAGGTGTTTGGCTACACCGGCCTCAGCTTTGGTGCCTATGCCGAATATAAATGTCTGCCAGAAAGTGCTTTGATGCACTTGAAACCACAGAATTTGCCTTTTACAGAAGCGGCTACCATGGTGAATGGCCCACTGTCGGCGCTGGCCTATTTGAAGAAAAAGGGCAAAATAGAAAAAGGCCACCAGGTGCTCATTTACGGTGCGTCGGGCTCAGTGGGCACGGCCGCCGTTCAGCTGGCGAAGTATTTTGGGGCCCATGTAACAGGGGTGTGCAGTACCAAAAACCTTGCGCTGGTGAAGTCGATTGGCGCAAATGAAGTGATTGACTACACCAGGGAAAACTTTGCTGACACCGAAAAGCGCTATGATATAGTGTTTGACACCGTAGGCAAAACGTCCATGAAGGAGTGCATGAGCTTGCTGACTCCAAAGGGCAAATACCTGCTGACCGAGTTTGGCCTGCGGCACATGCTGGCAGCCATATACACCTCCCTTTTCAGGCGCAAAAAGGTAGTGATAGCGTCGTCGAACTTCTATTGGAAAAAGGATAACCTGATCTTTCTAAAACAGCTGGCTGAGCAAGGGCATTACAAGCCTGTGGTCGACAGGTGCTTTGAGTTGGCCGACATCGCTGAGGCACATACCTATGTGGCGTCGGGCCGCAAGGTGGGCAATGTGGCTGTGGTGGTGTGTGGCGATGAGCATGAGGGCAGAGTGGGAAGCTTGATGAAAGCAGTGGCGCACATCTAA
- a CDS encoding sensor histidine kinase has protein sequence MRQLAPNLFDVNNRVYAHLLFWVAYYFYRVYIYIEYYEYSPITQFVELPVKVAVVYVHMYFLMPKLLSHRKYFYYGLGLICLVLAATVLQSEVIRAMIASGIYQFNSDLLYAPRKFSATASHITMILFVTSAIKILKGQYLQQQKLQQVEQQRLRNELTFLKTQINPHFFFNTLNNLYSLVLNKSDKAADAILKLSSLMEYVIYESDKKKVSLQSEVEHLQDYVELEKLRFGTELKLEMVLPDDVDGYDIPPMLLIPLVENCFKHGKPDKNGLFTINIEATIKGKHLCFSTYNTKVSHPIERGKPTSHYGVGLQNVMRRIELIYGKRANFKLKELPESFSLTVQLPLEDQRKEVPVEA, from the coding sequence ATGCGTCAACTGGCACCCAATTTATTTGATGTTAACAACCGGGTATATGCCCATCTCCTGTTTTGGGTAGCGTACTATTTCTACCGGGTGTATATCTATATTGAGTATTATGAGTACTCCCCCATTACACAATTTGTAGAACTCCCTGTAAAAGTAGCCGTTGTTTACGTGCATATGTACTTCCTCATGCCTAAGCTGCTAAGCCACAGAAAGTACTTTTACTATGGCCTCGGCTTGATTTGCCTTGTTTTGGCGGCCACGGTACTGCAATCGGAGGTAATCAGGGCGATGATTGCTTCGGGCATCTATCAGTTCAACTCCGATTTGCTCTATGCTCCCCGTAAGTTCAGCGCCACGGCCAGCCACATCACCATGATTCTCTTTGTGACGTCGGCCATCAAAATACTGAAAGGCCAATACCTGCAGCAGCAAAAGCTGCAACAGGTAGAGCAGCAGCGCCTTCGCAATGAGCTCACCTTCCTGAAGACGCAAATCAACCCGCACTTCTTTTTCAATACCCTCAACAACCTCTATTCGCTGGTATTGAACAAGTCGGACAAGGCAGCCGATGCCATTCTAAAGCTCTCCTCGCTGATGGAATATGTGATTTACGAGTCAGACAAGAAGAAGGTAAGCCTGCAATCGGAAGTGGAGCACCTGCAAGACTACGTGGAGTTGGAAAAGCTCAGGTTTGGTACCGAGTTAAAGCTGGAGATGGTGCTGCCTGACGACGTTGATGGATATGATATTCCGCCAATGTTGCTCATCCCCCTTGTAGAAAACTGCTTTAAGCACGGAAAACCTGATAAGAATGGCCTCTTTACGATCAACATTGAGGCGACTATAAAAGGAAAGCACCTGTGTTTTAGCACTTACAACACCAAAGTGTCCCACCCTATCGAAAGGGGAAAACCCACCTCACACTATGGGGTAGGCTTGCAAAATGTGATGCGCCGCATTGAGCTGATTTATGGAAAAAGAGCCAATTTCAAGCTCAAAGAGCTTCCGGAGAGCTTTTCACTGACCGTGCAACTGCCGCTGGAAGACCAAAGAAAGGAGGTGCCCGTTGAAGCTTAA
- a CDS encoding LytR/AlgR family response regulator transcription factor, which yields MKLNCLIVDDEPLAIEVIHNYVERLDNLQLVAKCRHVAEANTWLRSAAVDVVFLDIKMPEVTGLEFARTLGKTPMIIFTTASRDLAVQSYDTHAIDYLIKPISFEKFLKAVNKAFDRKKELDLMVGSTQQKTLLVKAENKTFRIEAGEIHFVESIRDHVVFHLADGASVVSYTSITAVENDLPELDFVRIHRSYLVAIRHIKAFSNSHIELPNTTLPIGRTYKEEVLQRLTLQNIHL from the coding sequence TTGAAGCTTAACTGCCTGATAGTAGACGATGAGCCGCTGGCCATTGAGGTTATCCACAACTACGTGGAACGACTCGACAACCTGCAACTTGTGGCCAAGTGCAGGCATGTGGCTGAGGCCAATACCTGGCTGCGAAGTGCGGCAGTGGATGTAGTCTTTCTCGACATCAAAATGCCTGAAGTTACCGGACTTGAGTTTGCCAGGACGCTGGGGAAAACGCCAATGATTATTTTCACCACTGCTTCCCGGGACCTGGCCGTGCAGAGTTATGACACCCATGCCATAGACTACCTGATCAAGCCCATTAGCTTCGAAAAGTTCCTGAAGGCAGTGAACAAAGCGTTTGACAGAAAGAAGGAGCTCGACCTGATGGTCGGCTCAACGCAACAAAAAACGCTGCTTGTCAAAGCCGAAAACAAAACCTTCAGAATTGAAGCTGGCGAGATCCACTTTGTGGAAAGCATCCGTGACCACGTGGTTTTCCATTTGGCAGATGGTGCCTCTGTTGTGTCTTACACCTCCATCACTGCCGTCGAAAATGACTTGCCTGAGCTGGACTTCGTGCGAATCCACCGCTCCTACCTCGTGGCCATCAGGCACATAAAAGCCTTTAGCAATTCTCACATCGAATTACCCAACACTACCCTGCCCATTGGCCGCACCTACAAAGAAGAGGTGCTGCAGCGGCTAACCCTGCAAAACATTCATTTGTAG
- a CDS encoding aldo/keto reductase: MKYNYIGDTGLKVSELCFGTMTFGGQDAGMWSKIGQLQQKEVNEILGAVIESGINFIDTANVYSFGQSEQLLGQGLKDVGAKRDEVVLATKVLGPMGSQPNNVGLSRYHIFNSVEASLKRLQVDHIDLLYVHGVDPRTSIEEILRSLNDVVDSGKVRYIAICNWPAWMVAKAQAVAYYNGWHKFIGLQYHYSAATRDIEHELVPMATDHKLAIFPWSPLAGGFLSGKYTREGSSDANGRRANFDFPPLDKEKAYDLVEVMGGIAKAHGVTTAQIALAWVRHQPGVTSTIIGAKTPDQLKANIDSTEIVLTADDLAKIEKVSPLASQYPGWMVERQGEYRK, from the coding sequence ATGAAATACAACTATATCGGCGATACGGGGCTGAAAGTATCAGAGCTATGTTTTGGCACCATGACATTCGGTGGCCAGGATGCGGGCATGTGGAGCAAGATAGGCCAGCTACAGCAAAAAGAAGTGAACGAAATACTGGGCGCTGTCATTGAATCTGGCATCAATTTTATCGACACGGCCAATGTTTATTCCTTTGGACAGTCGGAGCAGCTGCTGGGCCAGGGCCTGAAGGACGTGGGCGCCAAAAGAGATGAGGTAGTGCTGGCTACCAAGGTGCTGGGGCCTATGGGCTCGCAGCCCAATAATGTGGGCCTTTCCCGCTATCATATATTCAATTCGGTAGAGGCCAGCCTCAAAAGGCTACAGGTGGATCACATCGACTTGCTGTATGTGCACGGCGTTGATCCAAGAACATCCATTGAAGAGATACTAAGGTCTCTCAACGACGTGGTAGACAGTGGCAAGGTGCGCTACATCGCTATTTGTAACTGGCCGGCATGGATGGTCGCCAAAGCGCAAGCAGTGGCTTACTATAACGGCTGGCATAAGTTCATAGGCTTGCAATACCATTATTCGGCTGCGACCAGGGATATTGAGCACGAGTTGGTGCCCATGGCGACTGACCACAAGCTGGCAATCTTTCCATGGAGTCCACTGGCGGGCGGCTTCCTCTCCGGCAAATACACCAGAGAAGGCAGTAGCGATGCCAACGGTAGAAGGGCCAATTTTGACTTCCCTCCTCTCGATAAAGAAAAAGCGTATGATTTGGTAGAGGTAATGGGCGGCATAGCAAAAGCACACGGAGTGACCACGGCACAAATAGCCCTGGCATGGGTGCGGCATCAACCCGGCGTCACCAGCACCATTATTGGCGCCAAAACACCCGATCAGCTAAAGGCCAATATCGACTCTACGGAAATAGTGTTGACAGCCGACGACCTGGCCAAAATTGAGAAAGTCAGTCCGCTGGCATCCCAGTATCCCGGCTGGATGGTGGAGCGGCAAGGTGAGTATAGGAAGTAG